From a single Lewinella sp. LCG006 genomic region:
- a CDS encoding Fpg/Nei family DNA glycosylase gives MPELPEVHTFQQYFNEAALQQTIMRVDVSDDKIIRNSDGATFAEKLKGRTFVDSMRRGKYLFADLDNGHSVLLHFGMTGDLKLYHDDEDRPRFERFAFVFQEGHRLGFDDARKFARVNYLEDRDAYILEKKLGPDALEITEEEFLAAMEGRKTSIKGFLLNQSHLAGVGNLYADEVLYQTRVHPASVVEKIPKAKKKEIFTKTQEVLHEAVEKSPYYKQYEEGWFWNKWRFNDHVAPDGKSKVESGKIAGRTTYWAKPWQKKY, from the coding sequence ATGCCCGAGCTCCCCGAAGTCCACACTTTTCAACAGTATTTTAATGAGGCGGCCCTCCAGCAGACGATTATGCGGGTGGATGTCTCCGACGATAAGATCATCCGAAATAGCGACGGGGCTACTTTTGCCGAAAAGCTAAAAGGTAGAACCTTCGTTGACTCCATGCGGCGGGGTAAATACCTTTTTGCAGATCTGGACAATGGGCATAGTGTCCTCTTGCATTTCGGGATGACGGGAGATTTAAAACTTTATCACGACGATGAGGATCGGCCACGTTTTGAACGCTTTGCTTTTGTCTTTCAGGAGGGGCATCGCCTCGGGTTTGATGATGCCCGAAAATTTGCAAGGGTAAATTACCTCGAAGACCGGGATGCATATATCCTCGAAAAGAAACTGGGGCCAGATGCGCTGGAGATAACAGAAGAGGAATTTCTGGCGGCAATGGAAGGGCGAAAAACCAGTATTAAAGGGTTCCTTTTAAATCAATCACACCTCGCTGGCGTAGGCAATCTCTACGCAGATGAGGTACTCTATCAGACCAGGGTGCATCCGGCAAGTGTTGTAGAAAAAATTCCAAAGGCCAAGAAAAAAGAGATTTTTACCAAAACGCAAGAGGTACTTCACGAGGCCGTCGAGAAATCACCGTATTACAAGCAATATGAGGAAGGTTGGTTTTGGAATAAATGGCGCTTCAACGATCATGTAGCACCGGATGGTAAAAGCAAAGTGGAAAGTGGAAAAATTGCGGGGAGGACTACCTATTGGGCAAAGCCCTGGCAAAAGAAGTACTAA